ataatactagtacttattaaataaaaagagtaaatattttaaggTGGTACTATATTATCACAAGAGGCTTAGTAAATAGTAATTGGTCAAAAAGTAGTTTGTTAAGGGATTTTTATCAGTGGTGCTTGTTCTATCAATataagagtattttttttaataataaatgttataAACTGTATATATCTAATTGCTTTATTTGATATAGAATAATGCATCGCAATGCAATGTACATTgtgattattatattttttaataatatttccGTTTTCCTCTAAAATATCAtatgtttgtaattttttttgtatggcAATCATGCATTCCCCATTGCCAATTACTAAGTCGATAATGTTTCgataatacaaaatatatacttataatttgAATCGTTTTAACTCCAAATTCCTATACTCTTTTTCgaattaaaactaaatacgACATGAGTAtagtatttatgaaaatatgataccattcatttatgaataaataaaataaaaaatatctattttaataaaataatgttgttttaaagtattaataaACGATAATGTTTTGTTCTAAGATAAAACCAGGGGCGGAGCCAccttattaaaattttcttgtatttgcccctcctcaaattctaaaattttcaacacatataattttgtccccttttatttataatcCTGGCTCCGCCCGGATAAAACTAGTCGAATAATTGAAATTCCGTAAGTTTATGTTTAGTTTTTAAAGTCGATTAAAATTTACTCTAAGTAACTATTTTATGCTTCGagataaaagtatattttgtataaaaaaatttgtatgtGTATTATTACTCTTTGTTTCCCTAGATCACTACTATGTATAATAAAGGGGCATCCAAAGTCCATATTTTTGTCACATATAGATGGGGGGTAGGCTATTACTCATGAATCATGATTATGTAATAGGGCATTGGATTAGGCATAGTgtaaattatgttttgttCAGGTACTGCTATTATACTTTTTTCCATGCTATCATTAGATATTAGCTTAAAGCTAATCCCATGTGATTGCGAACCCCAAGACTGCTAATTTCATATCCATATGAGACACATTCTCacgtgaattttaattatttattactattatttttttcttgcaaaaggttatttttatttctcttgcATTATCTTTGCACTTCCTTCTAATATGCTACCCGTACCGAGGGCCGGACCCGACCTCTCCCCTTCTACGCGACTAACCACTCGTGACATAGGTCCGGCCCGCCTCTTCCCCACTACTAATGCTCTAAGGGGAATTTTGTCAATTTGGGAAAATGATATGGGTTTGGAAGCATGAGTCCAAAATATTCTTTCTAAGGGTAGGGCTAATTGCAATAGTGAACCCACATTCACATGGATATATAGTGTCCCCTCTCTTCTTGATAGACATTTCCCtcaaatatctttttccattttatgaCCTTGCCCAATTCTTTGACCACACATCAATTTGTATTACTACATTTATGATGATGATGCtattaatatcaataagaattttttttctgctTTAGTCAATTTGGATGAAATCTTTGACCAATATTGCCTTCACATTGCCAATCTATTTGTACATTCAATATCATAATCTATATGCCATAAATTCACTCTTAGCTACAGAACAAAAAAAGGATCAAATGATGGATATGGACTATTGGCAAACATAAGACATAATTTTGAACCGAAAGTTTCATCGATAAcacaagaattttttttttctgatttacTTATTGAacttaatgaaaaaattttcaataaaatcgCATTTACATTCAAATTCTAAGAATCTTAGATCAACTTCCAAGTGAGGGAGTATCTTGAGACAATAACATTTTGTTAGAAggaacaaaaaattaaaaggagacaaaagaagaagacaataaaacataaagggccaatatgataaatataaaaaactggGGGTATTTATCGAAATCTGAACAAGTTATCAATTAAAGAGAtttggagtagtatttaattctTTCACTTAAGTAGTTATTATCGGATATTGCACTATTGCAAATTTTAGTGGTTTTTAAAGATCGAGTTATCCAATTAGTACTAAgtcaatcattttattttatttttgagctGTGGAGGGAAATCTCAATAtggtaacaaaaaaaaagtacattaaattaaaagtcgTCCAAACATACCCTTAAGTCGAtctgtaaaatataaaattccaACCAATCAAAGTGCTGTCACTTGTGCATGAAGTAAACTGAATTAGAATTTGGGAAACATTCATAATGCTATGCTACAGAAACtgatatatgtatattaaaacaacaaaatgcATTTGGTATAGAGGATCTGTAATTTGATCACAGTTGTATGTGTgctgaaattttgaaaaaaaaatggtattgAGTTTACAAATTGGAGTTTCAAACTCAGTGCATGCTGCTAGAAGATCAAGTATATTCAGTTAAACCAAGAAAGTCTCCTCAGTCATTCTCATACAAGCAGTTTATTCGACCTTCCttcaaaaaacacaaaataggTAAATTTATAATCTCAATCAATAGATTCAATACTAGCTAATGCAATTGCAGATAGCATTTTAGAATGTGATGCATGTCCCTTAAAGTACTACGCTGTAACAAGACATTATATACACGTAGCATTCGTGATGTGTTGTATCCCAAACAATTTCATCATCAACTTCACAGGAAAGAATGAGCATTATAAAGTCGACTTGAAATCAGTGATTCAGCTAAATCACTGATTAATGACTTTGAAAGCTTACCTCATTACAAGTCTACAGGGATTCGCAGTCCGTCGTGTGCAAGCTGAACCGGAATTCCTTCTCtggaatcaataaaaaattgtatattatGTCTAAATGTTGAATACACAAGATAGTATGGCGGGGGTCACTGCAAATATGCGATCCGCTCACCTCCTCTGAAAATTGAACTTGTTTTTATAAGCATACCTTTCAGACCAGTCCTTGAGAAATTCGTTGTCTTTATGGTGATCAAACTCATGGGTCATTCCAATAAGCAAGGCTCTCTTTGGATGTATCCTCTTCAAGGCATCAAGAGTCTGAAGAACAAACTTTACAGTGAAACACATGGCACTGAggaatttcttttattaaggAAGTAAATACATAAGCTGAACCTGAGGAAAGCATAAGTGAGTGTTGTGGGATGCTTTCTGCAAATATGAGTAGACAGATAAGCAACATTGATAAGGTAAGCATGAATATCAGTGTTAAttaagaagaaaaggaaataaagagGACAATCcataaaaatgacaattagTTAGCTCTGAACTTGCACTTTAGCAGTGGAGAAGCTATAcacagaaaaaaataatagattcAAGCAGTCCGTGAGAATGAAACATATCAAATGATTTAAATCAAAAGGCTTTTCAAAGAGGCAATAACTGGAAAGTATAAAGAAGtactaatatagtaatataagaAAACACATTCAAAACTGAAAGCTCTCTGCATTTTCAGAATAAGCAAGCCCTCCAATCTATCTATctaatcaaagaaaaaatattacgAGAACTAGAATTGATTTTAAGCAAAATTCTTCACAAGTGGCACTATAAACATGAATGTATAAGGATCTTAGGTGCAGCAGCTTACCTTATACAGAGTGTCCAAGATAAGAAGATCTAACTGTTGACCACCATCTTTTGAAATATCTACAAAAACAGGGGTGTATTTGTAAGAGGGTTCGGATTTCTACTTATGCACAAGTGTATGGTCGTTAACTTCAGGCTAATCAAAATGTGTTTCTCTGTCACGCAGCACAGCAGCATATAAATCACAACTACCGGTTACAAGATTAGAccatttgatttattttctcttaccTTGGAAGTTCTTCAACATGTTTTTGCCATGGAAGATAAAAAGAATTGTATCACAAGATTCACATGATAGAAACAAAGACTAAGATTTAAGAGAATACTGATAGGTTAATTGATAAGATTAAATCTATCATTAGGCCATTTGATTAAATCTTACCATTAGACCATTTGACTAAATCTTGTCATTAGACCCTTTAATTAAGTCTTACCATTAGACCATTTGCTTTCATAAGATATACCATTTGATTTCTTATTATTTAACACATTTCTAATTAATGATGATAGACATGCTATACATAACAAATATCTGCTGGAATAACAGATTGGCCGGGCTGGTACGCCAGTAACAAATAGAAAGTGAGTGCTTACAGTTTTCTGTAGATGGAAGAAAGCGTGAAACATCTGATATATAAGCTACTTTATATCTTTGGCCAAAGAGAAAACCTAAGCACACATAGTCTTCACCATGCATCACCTATAAAGAGCAGAAAACCTTGAGTATACAAGTAAGGCATAAGAACTATCTTCAGATAAAACAATACAATTGTCGGAAAAAGGAATAAGATATAACTAACTGGGAGAGGAACAAACTGCAATCCAGATGCCATGAATGGCTTTGTCAAATCACTCTCTATATTTTTCCAGTCAAGTTGTGTTACACGTCTAACTTCCTGGCCAGGCTTTAGCTTTTTCTGAACCAAGTAAGGGAATTTCACTGCAATGCtgttaaaaaacaataaattatgtaGCATAGAATATTGCATTTGCAAACAACATTGGTCGCAAGATTTTCAATTTACAGTTTGCTTTtaactataataaattataaacacataaaatataaatgtcaaGGTTTATAGTCTAAGATATGTATGCATAAGATATCTTATGTTAACTGCAGACTGATCCACTAATGCCACAAGGAAACTTAATATCAAACAGCTattctacattaaaaaatgcatgtgTAGTGTGTACTCCAATTGGTATCACGTTTTCAAACCATAATGAAGTAATGAAATCGTCTCACTGCTTAAGCTTGCTAGTCGAGTTATAAGATATGGCAATGAAAAGTATTAGTACAATTTTTACCACTGGAAGTATGGGAAAAATTCTTTCAAGGTGCAGTATACCTTTCCATTGAATCTTGAGTAAGGTAGACGGGAGTCGGGTTAATGTCATTAGTTGGACTAAAAGGTTGCACAGCACGTATATCATCCAAACCAAGAACAGCATCAGCGTGTTCATGAGTTAATATAATCTGCATAggttttaaaattgatcaaGTAGAACAATTACTGGACCATTACCCATATCAGGTAGTGAGACAATCTCACCTGGGTTAAGTATGTAAAGCAGAAGTAGGCATTCATCATTGTTACAAACATTAGGGGGATGCAGTCTCATAATACATGATCTTTTTGTTTAAGATGAATCAACTTTTGCCACtttcttattcattttctattttctttcctGTGTTAAAAAAATAGCAAGCATGgaagattaattaaatttgagaagaaatgtaAACAATGAGAAGTTCCTTTCCATCTAAAAACACTAACTGGGAATAACTTCTCTGTTCAGTGGACTAGGAATCATCCATTGTACGAAATAGTTTATCTTAATGCTTTTACTAAATGATGgggaaagaaaagtaaaattaaaccAACATAAGATAAGATGAGATCATATTGTCCTAATAAACCAACAATAGATACCAAGTGATGAAACTCGAACATATAACGTGAATAAGGTAAACAGAAAGAAGGAATACCTCCTAACTAAATTCATCTAACCTAATTCTCTTGTTTGCCCAAACCTGACCAAGATTTTATATCCATCAATCTTGTTCTACCATCAATCTTGCTGGATGTGACACAGTGGCAGTTCATTCCTATATGTTAGTGGATTCTCCAATTTTCAGGACAtagattttatcattttgtatACAGCTTTATCATTACAGTGTCACTATGTAACACTAAATTAGGTAGCATGAAGGAATAACTATGATCATTGCTATGCAACACCAAGTCACTATGTAACACTAAATTAGGTAGCATGAAGGAATAACTATGATCATTGCTATGCAACACCAAGTCACTATGTACTTATGAATTCCAGTAAGACAAATGATTGTGCCGGAAAGTTAAATATTGAGAGattgttttagaaaatgaagatTCACAACTTACTGAATCTACTTGAGGGATTTTATGAAAAGTGAACCATCGGAGTACTTGCTCCCTGAAAGTCTTCCCAACAtctatcaaaatatacttatgTTTTCCCTCGCTGCCAAAGTAATCAATCAAGAGAGATGTATTGCACCTACAAAAAACCATAAACAGCAATCACTCAAACGAGCAACAACACCGCTCATCTGCCGCATCACATTCCTTAATTAACAATTTACTTGTATACTCCATTACGCAACGAAATTGCTACAGAATTGGCATCTAAAATGGAGGAATCTACATTATATGCCATATTATAGCATTGGCATCAACATCACTCACTCAAACGAGCTACAACATTCATCTGCCGCATCACATTCCTCAACAATTTACTAAATTGTACTATCAGGCAATGAAATTTCTATAGCATTGGCATCTAGAACGGAGGAATCTACATTATATGCCATATTTAGTAGCTCAAAAGTGATCATTCCAGAAACAGAAAAGAATGAATATGGATCGAGACAAATTGACTGCAGATTTGCTTAAAGCAGTAATAAGCATTGAAACCGCTACAACAATCAATCAAATACCtgtaattagggttttgatcagGCGGAAGGGTTAGAGATTGGGAGCAGGTGGGGCAGGGAGGATCTGAAGGCTGGATCAAGCACAAGGCGTTAGGAACTGCACTCGAACAACCGGTGCCGAGAAATATCAAAGCGGATTCCTCCGTCCGCGCATTGCCGTTGTCGGCCACCACCACGGTGGCAGTTGCCATCTCTCCGGCGAATTGATTCTATGACgtgtctgtgtgtgtgtgtgtgagagagagagagagagagagattggtGAGTTGTCTAGTAAAAAATTCGGTTACAAATATAACTGCTTTATGTGCTGAAATTCAGAAGGCCAACATCAGAGTATGGGCTGAAGTTCAGAAGCCCAGTATCAAAATATAGGCTAAAATTCACAAGGCCCAACATCATATAATAGctttatactccataaacctctttgattttatttgtttgggtAAATAGCTTTAAAAAAAACCAGCTATcccataactttaaaaaataattaattatattataacttTGATGGTTTTCTAAACTGTGTCATCCCATAGATTTGAAATTAGGACGAATTAAGCATGACATGGACGCCGAGAACATAGGATGTGAACGTTGAGAACGTCGGACGAATTAAGCATGACATGGACGCCGAGAACGTAGGATGTGATCGTTGAGAACGTCAGGGGAGAATTGAGCATGTCGTGGAATAAATGTTCGGGCTATTAATATTCTCCTGGCAGCAACGTCATGTTCAATTCTacccaaatttaaattcatgagacaatttagaaaattGTCAAAGTTATAATTTCATCGATcgttttttaaagttatgggATAGACTAAAAGATCAAATATTGCTGGGGTTTTTTGCTATTTACCCTATTTGTTCTTAATTCTCATatttggatttatatttttttaacccTTATCTCATTCCAAAACGCATTATCTCTTAAATTCTtacaagtaaaaaaaaaatagagttaCTCACTTTTCCCTTCGTGCAATCTACTCATCATCGTATGCGAATGCGAGCTACCCTTTTCCACAACACGAGCTGAAAAGTCTCTTCACTACGAATTGAGTTTGTGTTTCGAATCCATTGTTGATGCTCATTTTAGTAGGTACTCCCTTTGTCTCAATCTAAGTGAATAATTTTCCTCTTTAGAATGTCTCTAAATATcacatttctaaaattaaaaatatcactcACTCTGTTTTTTTCCTATCTCTtagtactttattctcttcacttaacttacaaaacaacactattaaattaattaaactaac
The nucleotide sequence above comes from Salvia hispanica cultivar TCC Black 2014 chromosome 5, UniMelb_Shisp_WGS_1.0, whole genome shotgun sequence. Encoded proteins:
- the LOC125187060 gene encoding putative hydrolase C777.06c; translation: MATATVVVADNGNARTEESALIFLGTGCSSAVPNALCLIQPSDPPCPTCSQSLTLPPDQNPNYRCNTSLLIDYFGSEGKHKYILIDVGKTFREQVLRWFTFHKIPQVDSIILTHEHADAVLGLDDIRAVQPFSPTNDINPTPVYLTQDSMESIAVKFPYLVQKKLKPGQEVRRVTQLDWKNIESDLTKPFMASGLQFVPLPVMHGEDYVCLGFLFGQRYKVAYISDVSRFLPSTENYISKDGGQQLDLLILDTLYKKASHNTHLCFPQTLDALKRIHPKRALLIGMTHEFDHHKDNEFLKDWSEREGIPVQLAHDGLRIPVDL